Proteins from a genomic interval of Rosa chinensis cultivar Old Blush chromosome 2, RchiOBHm-V2, whole genome shotgun sequence:
- the LOC112185142 gene encoding phenolic glucoside malonyltransferase 1 produces the protein MILGVDARSRLDPPVPETYFGNCVVGRVAVAETKGLIGEDGLVVAVKAITEALRSLDDGVFNGAELWEFIDFSLYDKVYSIAGSQRFEVYGTDYGWGRPKKIELVSIDKTDAVSLMDSKNGGGAIEVGLALKKPQMEAFASLFAKDRCTYLI, from the coding sequence ATGATCTTAGGCGTGGATGCAAGGTCTCGCTTGGACCCTCCTGTACCGGAAACCTATTTTGGAAACTGCGTAGTGGGCCGTGTAGCAGTGGCCGAAACAAAAGGCCTGATTGGTGAAGATGGGTTGGTCGTGGCCGTAAAGGCAATAACTGAGGCCCTGAGGAGCTTGGACGACGGGGTTTTCAATGGGGCTGAGCTTTGGGAATTCATCGACTTTTCGCTGTATGATAAGGTATATTCAATTGCGGGTTCACAGCGGTTTGAGGTTTACGGTACTGATTATGGATGGGGAAGGCCGAAGAAGATCGAGCTCGTTTCGATAGATAAGACTGATGCGGTTTCTCTTATGGATAGCAAAAATGGTGGTGGAGCTATTGAGGTTGGGTTGGCTTTGAAGAAACCACAAATGGAGGCTTTTGCCTCTCTATTTGCCAAAGATCGATGTACTTACCTTATCTGA
- the LOC112188580 gene encoding phenolic glucoside malonyltransferase 2 — MANLSVKKVEVCRVAPKPGSSENQSLPLTFFDLFWLRFQPVERLYFYQTSSTDYSVLSKLKTSLSLTLQHFLPLAGNLTWPQDSLKPVLSYVQADAVSLTVAESDADFDHLINSTSLAAQDFSPLVPQLDVTDERAAAMALQITVYPNRGFSIGTAMHHAILDGKTSTSFVKAWAHICKHEEAQALPSSLVPFYDRTVVKDPAGLEELYSVHHQNKDGRTDNRSLSIVSYRKASDQEDLIRGTFEFTRAFIQTLRGHVISKMAPDSSLHLSTFSLVYAYTWVCMVKAEEIKGEKTVVIFGVDSRSRLDPPIPATYFGNCVVGRVAVAETKGLLGQDGLVVAVKAITEALRSLEKGVLDGAENWVSKFLDFSLYDRIYSIAGSHRFEVYDTDFGWGRPKRVEVISIDKTGAISLSDSKNGGGGVEVGVVLKKQYMEAFDALFASPVH, encoded by the coding sequence ATGGCAAACTTATCAGTGAAGAAAGTTGAGGTCTGCAGGGTGGCACCAAAACCAGGTTCATCTGAGAACCAGTCACTTCCTCTAACGTTCTTCGACTTATTCTGGCTCCGTTTTCAGCCCGTTGAACGCCTCTACTTTTACCAAACCTCTTCCACCGATTATTCCGTACTTTCCAAACTCAAAACCTCCCTGTCTCTCACTCTCCAACACTTCCTACCTCTCGCCGGAAACCTCACCTGGCCCCAAGACTCCCTCAAACCCGTTCTAAGCTACGTTCAAGCCGACGCCGTTTCACTCACCGTAGCTGAGTCCGATGCAGATTTCGACCACCTCATAAACAGTACCTCTCTTGCAGCCCAAGATTTCAGTCCTCTTGTTCCTCAGTTGGATGTGACTGACGAGCGAGCCGCCGCCATGGCGTTGCAAATCACAGTCTATCCCAACCGCGGATTCTCCATCGGAACGGCCATGCACCACGCAATCCTCGATGGCAAAACGTCGACCTCGTTTGTCAAAGCATGGGCTCATATATGCAAACATGAAGAAGCACAAGCTCTGCCTTCGTCTTTGGTACCCTTTTACGACAGAACGGTCGTCAAGGACCCGGCCGGGCTCGAAGAACTCTACTCTGTCCATCACCAAAACAAGGACGGCCGGACCGACAACAGAAGCTTAAGCATTGTCTCCTACCGTAAAGCTTCAGATCAAGAAGACTTGATTCGGGGCACATTCGAGTTCACTCGCGCATTTATCCAAACACTTAGAGGGCATGTCATATCTAAAATGGCTCCTGATTCATCGCTCCACTTGTCAACTTTTTCTCTGGTCTATGCCTACACATGGGTCTGTATGGTGAAGGCCGAAGAAATCAAAGGGGAGAAGACGGTAGTCATCTTCGGGGTGGACTCCAGGTCCCGGTTGGACCCTCCAATACCTGCAACGTATTTTGGTAACTGCGTAGTGGGTCGTGTAGCAGTTGCAGAAACAAAAGGGCTATTGGGTCAAGATGGACTGGTTGTAGCTGTGAAAGCAATCACAGAAGCTTTAAGAAGCTTGGAGAAAGGGGTTCTGGATGGGGCAGAGAATTGGGTTTCGAAATTTCTCGATTTTTCGCTGTATGATAGGATATATTCGATTGCAGGGTCACATAGGTTTGAGGTTTATGATACCGATTTTGGATGGGGAAGGCCGAAAAGGGTTGAGGTAATCTCCATTGATAAGACGGGAGCCATTTCTCTTTCGGATAGTAAGAATGGTGGTGGAGGTGTTGAGGTTGGCGTGGTTTTGAAGAAACAGTATATGGAGGCTTTCGATGCTCTGTTTGCTAGCCCGGTGCATTAG